A window of Auraticoccus monumenti contains these coding sequences:
- a CDS encoding DUF3017 domain-containing protein, with translation MAERRTRRPVSRSLRAGGLLAVTAAFCAGLAVVALGEWRIGLWVCAAALGLGAVVRLVAPARAVGLLRVRHRAVDVLLLAGGAVAIAVLAWSR, from the coding sequence GTGGCTGAGCGGCGGACGCGCCGGCCGGTGTCGCGCTCGTTGCGCGCCGGCGGGCTGCTGGCGGTGACGGCGGCCTTCTGCGCCGGGCTCGCCGTGGTCGCCCTGGGTGAGTGGCGGATCGGGCTGTGGGTCTGCGCCGCCGCTCTGGGGCTCGGCGCCGTGGTGCGGCTGGTCGCCCCCGCCCGGGCGGTCGGGCTGCTGCGGGTGCGGCACCGGGCGGTGGACGTCCTGCTGCTGGCCGGGGGAGCGGTGGCCATCGCCGTGCTCGCCTGGTCCCGCTGA
- the trpS gene encoding tryptophan--tRNA ligase — protein sequence MPARVLSLTQPTADSLHLGNYLGALRQWVALQDEYEAFYGVADLHALTVEVEPAQLTERTLRSAAQFIAAGIDPQRSPVFAQSHVGEHAQLAWVLSCLTGFGQASRMTQFKDKSAKVGADKTNVGLFTYPVLMAADILLYQADRVPVGEDQRQHLELTRDLAQRFNHRYGEVFTVPEPHIVKSVGKIMDLQDPTSKMSKSSSSPAGIIELLDEPKVNVKKFRSAVTDSGTVISYDEEAKPGVSNLLSLLSVMTGDPVEKLVADFEGKMYGHLKVAVADAVMAEVVPFRERTLELMQERTELQRLLTEGAERARVVASKTLADVYDAVGLLR from the coding sequence ATGCCAGCCCGCGTGCTCTCCCTGACCCAGCCCACCGCCGACTCCCTGCACCTGGGGAACTACCTCGGGGCGCTGCGGCAGTGGGTGGCCCTGCAGGACGAGTACGAGGCCTTCTACGGGGTGGCCGACCTGCACGCGCTGACCGTCGAGGTGGAGCCGGCCCAGCTGACCGAGCGGACCCTGCGCAGCGCCGCCCAGTTCATCGCCGCCGGCATCGACCCGCAGCGCTCCCCGGTCTTCGCCCAGAGCCACGTGGGCGAGCACGCCCAGCTGGCCTGGGTGCTGAGCTGCCTGACCGGCTTCGGCCAGGCCAGCCGGATGACCCAGTTCAAGGACAAGTCGGCCAAGGTCGGCGCCGACAAGACCAACGTCGGGCTGTTCACCTACCCGGTCCTGATGGCCGCCGACATCCTGCTCTACCAGGCCGACCGGGTGCCCGTCGGTGAGGACCAGCGCCAGCACCTGGAGCTCACCCGCGACCTCGCCCAGCGCTTCAACCACCGCTACGGCGAGGTCTTCACGGTGCCCGAGCCGCACATCGTGAAGTCGGTCGGCAAGATCATGGACCTGCAGGACCCCACCTCGAAGATGAGCAAGAGCTCCTCCTCGCCGGCCGGCATCATCGAGCTGCTCGACGAGCCCAAGGTCAACGTCAAGAAGTTCAGGTCGGCCGTGACGGACTCCGGCACCGTCATCTCCTACGACGAGGAGGCCAAGCCCGGGGTGTCCAACCTGCTCAGCCTGCTGTCGGTGATGACCGGTGACCCGGTGGAGAAGCTCGTCGCCGACTTCGAGGGCAAGATGTACGGCCACCTCAAGGTGGCCGTGGCCGACGCCGTGATGGCGGAGGTCGTCCCGTTCCGCGAGCGCACCCTGGAGCTGATGCAGGAGCGCACCGAGCTGCAGCGGCTGCTGACCGAGGGGGCCGAGCGCGCCCGGGTGGTGGCGTCGAAGACACTGGCCGACGTGTACGACGCCGTCGGCCTGCTGCGCTGA
- a CDS encoding malate dehydrogenase: protein MSNAPVKVAVTGAAGQICYSLLFRIASGSLLGPDQPVELRLLEITPALKALEGVVMELDDCAFPLLSDVQIGDDANTVFDGVNLAMLVGARPRTKGMERGDLLEANGAIFTAQGKALNDHAADDVKVLITGNPANTNALIAMRNAPDIPQHRFNALTRLDHNRALTQVAQKAGVPVTDVTHMTIWGNHSATQYPDLFHTQVGGRNAAELIDDQAWVEGDFLPTVQKRGAAIIEARGSSSAASAANATVEHMRDWVQGTPEGQWVSMSVPSDGSYGVPEGIISSFPCTVSGGEYSIVQGLEIDEFSRGKIDASVAELIEERDAVTSLGLI, encoded by the coding sequence GTGAGCAACGCACCCGTCAAGGTGGCCGTCACCGGGGCCGCCGGGCAGATCTGCTACAGCCTGCTGTTCCGCATCGCCAGCGGCTCGCTGCTGGGCCCGGACCAGCCCGTGGAGCTGCGGCTGCTGGAGATCACCCCGGCGCTGAAGGCGCTGGAGGGCGTGGTGATGGAGCTGGACGACTGCGCCTTCCCGCTGCTGAGCGACGTGCAGATCGGCGACGACGCGAACACCGTCTTCGACGGCGTGAACCTGGCCATGCTGGTCGGCGCCCGTCCGCGCACCAAGGGCATGGAGCGCGGTGACCTCCTCGAGGCCAACGGCGCCATCTTCACCGCCCAGGGCAAGGCGCTGAACGACCACGCCGCCGACGACGTCAAGGTGCTGATCACCGGCAACCCGGCCAACACCAACGCCCTGATCGCGATGCGCAACGCCCCCGACATCCCCCAGCACCGCTTCAACGCCCTCACCCGGCTGGACCACAACCGCGCCCTGACCCAGGTCGCGCAGAAGGCCGGCGTCCCCGTCACCGACGTCACCCACATGACGATCTGGGGCAACCACTCCGCCACCCAGTACCCCGACCTGTTCCACACCCAGGTCGGCGGCCGCAACGCCGCGGAGCTGATCGACGACCAGGCCTGGGTCGAGGGCGACTTCCTGCCCACCGTGCAGAAGCGCGGTGCGGCGATCATCGAGGCCCGCGGCTCCTCCTCGGCGGCCTCGGCGGCCAATGCCACCGTCGAGCACATGCGCGACTGGGTGCAGGGCACCCCCGAGGGCCAGTGGGTCTCGATGTCGGTGCCCAGCGACGGCTCCTACGGGGTGCCGGAGGGGATCATCTCCTCCTTCCCCTGCACCGTCAGCGGCGGGGAGTACAGCATCGTCCAGGGCCTGGAGATCGACGAGTTCTCCCGCGGCAAGATCGACGCCAGCGTGGCCGAGCTCATCGAGGAGCGTGACGCCGTCACCTCCCTCGGCCTGATCTGA
- a CDS encoding acyl-CoA mutase large subunit family protein — MRDQTESGTPFAGVYGPDDLAGFDPAEKLGEPGAFPYTRGVHPTMYTSRPWTMRQYAGFGTAAESNARYRELIAQGTAGLSVAFDLPTQMGHDSDAPLAAGEVGKVGVAIDSIEDMRVLFDGIPLGEVSTSMTINAPAAVLLLLYELVAEEQGVPADRLTGTIQNDVLKEYIARGTYIFPPEPSLRLVADTFAYCQRRLPRWNTISISGYHMAEAGATPAQEIAFTLADGIAYVEAALAAGLEVDEFAPRLSFFFVARTTLLEEVAKFRAARRIWAHVMRERFGARHPKSLMLRFHTQTAGVQLTAQQPEVNLARVTIQALAAVLGGTQSLHTNSFDEALALPTQKSARLALRTQQVIAHETDVTSTVDPFAGSYVVESLTDAVEAEALRLMAAVEELGGAVRAIEEGFQKSEIERTAYQIAREIDAGERVVVGVNRFTVDVEDPYQPLRVDPVLEREQVARLVRLRSERDQPAVDRALEALVAAAAGTTNVLDPMREALRLGATVGEVCNALRGVWGVHSPRETF, encoded by the coding sequence GTGCGCGACCAGACCGAGTCCGGCACCCCCTTCGCCGGCGTGTACGGCCCCGACGACCTCGCCGGCTTCGACCCGGCCGAGAAGCTGGGGGAGCCGGGCGCCTTCCCCTACACCCGCGGCGTGCACCCGACCATGTACACCTCCCGGCCCTGGACGATGCGCCAGTACGCCGGGTTCGGCACCGCCGCGGAGTCCAACGCCCGCTACCGCGAGCTGATCGCGCAGGGGACGGCCGGGCTGTCGGTGGCCTTCGACCTGCCGACCCAGATGGGCCACGACTCCGACGCCCCGCTGGCCGCCGGCGAGGTCGGCAAGGTCGGCGTGGCCATCGACTCGATCGAGGACATGCGGGTCCTCTTCGACGGCATCCCGCTGGGGGAGGTGTCGACGTCGATGACCATCAACGCCCCGGCCGCGGTGCTGCTGCTGCTCTACGAGCTGGTGGCCGAGGAGCAGGGCGTCCCTGCCGACCGGCTCACCGGGACCATCCAGAACGACGTGCTCAAGGAGTACATCGCCCGCGGCACGTACATCTTCCCGCCCGAGCCGTCGCTGCGGCTGGTGGCCGACACCTTCGCCTACTGCCAGCGGCGGCTGCCGCGCTGGAACACCATCTCCATCAGCGGCTACCACATGGCCGAGGCCGGGGCGACGCCCGCGCAGGAGATCGCCTTCACCCTGGCCGACGGGATCGCCTACGTGGAGGCGGCCCTGGCCGCTGGGCTGGAGGTCGACGAGTTCGCCCCGCGGCTGTCCTTCTTCTTCGTCGCGCGGACCACGCTGCTGGAGGAGGTGGCGAAGTTCCGCGCCGCACGCCGGATCTGGGCCCACGTGATGCGCGAGCGGTTCGGGGCCCGGCACCCCAAGAGCCTGATGCTGCGCTTCCACACCCAGACCGCGGGGGTCCAGCTGACCGCCCAGCAGCCCGAGGTCAACCTGGCCCGCGTCACCATCCAGGCCTTGGCGGCCGTCCTCGGCGGCACCCAGTCCCTGCACACCAACTCCTTCGACGAGGCGCTGGCGCTGCCCACCCAGAAGTCGGCGCGGCTGGCCCTGCGCACCCAGCAGGTGATCGCCCACGAGACCGACGTCACCTCCACCGTGGACCCCTTCGCCGGCTCCTACGTGGTGGAGAGCCTGACCGACGCGGTCGAGGCGGAGGCGCTCCGGCTGATGGCGGCGGTGGAGGAGCTCGGGGGTGCGGTGCGGGCCATCGAGGAGGGCTTCCAGAAGTCCGAGATCGAGCGGACGGCCTACCAGATCGCCCGTGAGATCGACGCCGGTGAGCGGGTGGTGGTCGGGGTGAACCGCTTCACCGTGGACGTCGAGGACCCCTACCAGCCGCTGCGGGTCGACCCCGTGCTGGAGCGCGAGCAGGTGGCCCGGCTGGTCCGGCTGCGGTCCGAGCGCGACCAGCCGGCCGTCGACCGGGCGCTGGAGGCGCTGGTCGCCGCGGCCGCGGGCACCACCAACGTGCTGGACCCGATGCGGGAGGCGCTGCGGCTGGGGGCCACGGTCGGGGAGGTGTGCAACGCGCTGCGCGGGGTCTGGGGCGTGCACAGCCCCCGCGAGACCTTCTGA
- a CDS encoding cupin domain-containing protein, translating to MTTGDRDQTSPGSPSAGSPSAGSPDVVPALAAARLSGEDLELVEWVAEPGPDGGAVWQAPLHVHHADDEAWYVLSGRMVFRLGPDVVEVGPGGAALARAGVAHTFGVVGDEPARYLLVMTPRVAQLVATLHDPALAAGRSAAQVFTDHASTLLG from the coding sequence GTGACGACGGGGGACCGGGACCAGACTTCTCCCGGGTCGCCGTCCGCCGGGTCGCCGTCCGCCGGGTCGCCGGACGTGGTCCCGGCGCTGGCGGCGGCACGGCTCTCCGGTGAGGACCTGGAGCTGGTGGAGTGGGTCGCCGAGCCCGGTCCCGACGGCGGTGCGGTCTGGCAGGCGCCGCTGCACGTCCACCACGCCGACGACGAGGCCTGGTACGTGCTCAGCGGCCGGATGGTCTTCCGGCTCGGCCCCGACGTCGTGGAGGTGGGTCCCGGGGGCGCGGCGCTGGCGCGAGCCGGGGTCGCGCACACCTTCGGCGTGGTCGGCGACGAGCCGGCGCGCTACCTGCTGGTGATGACGCCCCGCGTCGCGCAGCTGGTGGCCACGCTGCACGACCCCGCCCTCGCCGCCGGACGGAGCGCCGCCCAGGTGTTCACCGACCACGCCAGCACCCTGCTGGGGTGA
- a CDS encoding type IV toxin-antitoxin system AbiEi family antitoxin domain-containing protein translates to MHARVEPPGELLRHARGRGGVVSRGEASAAGVGRHSIARLVRDGRWVPLGRGLYLTDGRPSWSTWAWAGVRVAGEGSLVGGSAAGHLHQLVDPPEVVDVWVPARPLPRSGDRWRFRLDVEGRRPAPGALPLLSLEDAVLDLAGEVGELDTIDLVHKAMRRTSPGRLRRSMDSRSRVARRSLLASLLEDAVEGVESPLEALYRTKVERAHRLPAASRQHHSVGNRRDVVYLDHGVVVELDGVRWHQERRLRDMRRDNAHQLRGEVTLRYGWHDTFGRACLVAVQVATVLRQRGWTAPFRRCRQCPAP, encoded by the coding sequence GTGCACGCGCGGGTCGAGCCACCAGGAGAGCTGCTCCGGCACGCCCGGGGACGCGGGGGTGTCGTCTCCCGGGGAGAGGCCTCGGCGGCCGGGGTGGGGCGGCACTCGATCGCACGTCTGGTCCGCGACGGGAGGTGGGTGCCCCTCGGCCGGGGGCTCTACCTCACCGACGGACGTCCGAGCTGGAGCACCTGGGCCTGGGCGGGGGTCCGGGTGGCCGGGGAGGGGAGTCTGGTCGGGGGGTCGGCGGCCGGGCACCTGCACCAGCTGGTGGACCCACCTGAGGTGGTCGACGTGTGGGTGCCCGCACGCCCGCTGCCGCGCTCCGGCGACCGGTGGCGGTTCCGGCTCGACGTCGAGGGCCGGCGTCCGGCGCCGGGGGCTCTTCCGCTGCTCAGCCTGGAGGACGCCGTGCTGGACCTGGCGGGCGAGGTCGGCGAGCTGGACACGATCGACCTGGTGCACAAGGCGATGCGCCGGACCTCCCCCGGGCGGCTGCGACGGAGCATGGACAGCCGCTCCCGGGTGGCCCGCAGGTCGTTGCTGGCCAGCCTCCTCGAGGACGCCGTGGAGGGGGTCGAGTCACCGCTGGAGGCCCTCTACCGGACGAAGGTGGAACGCGCCCACCGTCTTCCGGCCGCCTCTCGGCAGCACCACTCGGTCGGGAACCGTCGGGATGTCGTGTACCTCGACCACGGTGTCGTGGTGGAGCTCGACGGCGTCAGGTGGCACCAGGAGCGGCGGCTGCGTGACATGCGACGGGACAACGCGCACCAGCTCCGAGGGGAGGTCACCCTGCGCTACGGCTGGCACGACACGTTCGGCCGTGCCTGTCTGGTGGCCGTGCAGGTCGCCACCGTGCTCCGCCAGCGCGGCTGGACGGCACCGTTCCGGCGCTGTCGCCAGTGCCCGGCGCCCTAG
- a CDS encoding dienelactone hydrolase family protein: protein MTDSQIIQVATPDGPMPAEWFAPSGEVTATVVVCQEIFGVTDYIRGRCRDLAAEGYGVLAPHFYWRLGPEGAAPEITEAGPEALEQAMGLVGRLDFEAAVADGAAAVESLRSSGSGGVGLLGFCFGGGLAFAVAARTSPAALVSYYGSALPSLLDLAPQVGAPSLHHFGEADSFIDLEAQRLVRNAVTPQGARWESHPGADHAFDNSVGPWHHPEASARAWATTLTFLHHHLQPA from the coding sequence ATGACGGACTCCCAGATCATCCAGGTCGCCACGCCGGACGGGCCGATGCCGGCCGAGTGGTTCGCGCCCTCGGGCGAGGTGACCGCCACGGTGGTCGTCTGCCAGGAGATCTTCGGGGTCACCGACTACATCCGGGGCCGCTGCCGGGACCTCGCGGCGGAGGGCTACGGCGTGCTCGCGCCGCACTTCTACTGGCGGCTCGGCCCCGAGGGGGCTGCACCGGAGATCACGGAGGCCGGGCCGGAGGCGCTGGAGCAGGCCATGGGCCTGGTCGGGCGGCTGGACTTCGAGGCGGCGGTGGCCGACGGTGCGGCCGCGGTGGAGTCGCTGCGCTCGTCCGGGAGCGGCGGCGTCGGTCTGCTCGGGTTCTGCTTCGGCGGCGGGCTGGCCTTCGCGGTCGCGGCCCGGACGTCCCCGGCCGCCCTGGTCAGCTACTACGGCTCCGCGCTGCCCTCCCTGCTCGACCTGGCCCCGCAGGTGGGTGCGCCGAGCCTGCACCACTTCGGCGAGGCCGACTCCTTCATCGACCTCGAGGCCCAGCGCCTCGTCCGCAACGCCGTGACCCCGCAGGGCGCCCGCTGGGAGAGCCACCCCGGCGCCGACCACGCCTTCGACAACTCCGTCGGCCCCTGGCACCACCCCGAGGCCTCAGCCCGGGCCTGGGCCACCACCCTCACCTTCCTCCACCACCACCTCCAGCCCGCCTGA
- the purH gene encoding bifunctional phosphoribosylaminoimidazolecarboxamide formyltransferase/IMP cyclohydrolase, with amino-acid sequence MTQTDQPDRIALRRALVSVYDKTGLVELGRALHEAGVELVSTGSTARTLAEAGLPVTSVEQVTGFAECLDGRVKTLHPLVHAPILADRRLASHREQLAALGAEPFDLVVSNLYPFTETVASGATPDECVEQIDIGGPSMVRGAAKNHPSVAIVTSPDQYPELVAALAEGGFTLTQRRRLAAAAFAHTAAYDVAVASWFSSGLGAADEEAFPVFAGATWERASVLRYGENPHQGAALYRSPGGAGLAGAEQLHGKEMSYNNYVDTDAALRAATDHQAPAVAIIKHANPCGIAVGADVAEAHRRAHACDPVSAFGGVIAVNRPVSVEMARQVAEVFTEVVVAPDYEDGALAVLTAKKNIRLLRCPVGARSDTEMRAVSGGLLLQQVDHVDAEGDDPSSWTLAAGQAADEATLADLVFAWRACRAVKSNAILLAADGASVGIGMGQVNRVDSCRLAVERAGTERARGAVAASDAFFPFADGPQILLDAGVRAIVQPGGSVRDAETVAAAEAAGVTMYLTGTRHFFH; translated from the coding sequence GACGGACCAGCCCGACCGGATCGCCCTGCGCCGGGCCCTGGTGTCGGTCTACGACAAGACCGGCCTGGTCGAGCTCGGCCGGGCGCTGCACGAGGCGGGGGTGGAGCTGGTCTCCACCGGGTCCACGGCACGCACCCTGGCCGAGGCCGGGCTGCCGGTGACGTCGGTGGAGCAGGTGACGGGCTTCGCCGAGTGCCTCGACGGCCGCGTCAAGACCCTGCACCCGCTGGTGCACGCCCCGATCCTGGCCGACCGCCGGCTGGCCAGCCACCGCGAGCAGCTGGCCGCGCTGGGTGCGGAGCCCTTCGACCTGGTGGTCAGCAACCTCTACCCGTTCACCGAGACCGTGGCCTCCGGCGCCACCCCCGACGAGTGCGTCGAGCAGATCGACATCGGCGGGCCGTCGATGGTGCGGGGCGCGGCCAAGAACCACCCGTCGGTGGCCATCGTCACCTCACCGGACCAGTACCCCGAGCTCGTGGCGGCGCTGGCCGAGGGCGGGTTCACCCTGACCCAGCGACGTCGGCTGGCCGCGGCCGCCTTCGCCCACACCGCCGCCTACGACGTGGCCGTCGCCTCCTGGTTCTCCTCCGGTCTCGGGGCCGCCGACGAGGAGGCCTTCCCGGTCTTCGCCGGTGCCACCTGGGAGCGCGCCTCGGTGCTGCGCTACGGCGAGAACCCGCACCAGGGCGCGGCCCTGTACCGCTCCCCGGGAGGGGCGGGGCTCGCGGGTGCGGAGCAGCTGCACGGCAAGGAGATGTCGTACAACAACTACGTCGACACCGACGCCGCCCTGCGCGCCGCCACCGACCACCAGGCACCGGCGGTGGCCATCATCAAGCACGCCAACCCGTGCGGCATCGCCGTCGGCGCCGACGTCGCCGAGGCCCACCGCCGGGCCCACGCCTGCGACCCGGTCTCGGCCTTCGGTGGCGTGATCGCGGTGAACCGGCCGGTCTCGGTGGAGATGGCGCGCCAGGTCGCCGAGGTGTTCACCGAGGTCGTGGTGGCCCCGGACTACGAGGACGGCGCGCTGGCGGTGCTGACCGCCAAGAAGAACATCCGGCTGCTGCGCTGCCCGGTCGGGGCGCGCTCGGACACCGAGATGCGGGCGGTCAGCGGCGGTCTGCTGCTGCAGCAGGTGGACCACGTGGACGCCGAGGGCGACGACCCGTCCTCCTGGACGCTGGCCGCCGGGCAGGCCGCCGACGAGGCGACCCTGGCCGACCTCGTCTTCGCCTGGCGGGCCTGCCGGGCGGTGAAGTCCAACGCGATCCTGCTGGCCGCCGACGGGGCCTCGGTGGGCATCGGCATGGGCCAGGTCAACCGGGTCGACTCCTGCCGGCTGGCGGTCGAGCGGGCCGGGACCGAGCGGGCCCGGGGCGCGGTGGCCGCCTCGGACGCCTTCTTCCCCTTCGCCGACGGGCCGCAGATCCTGCTGGACGCCGGGGTGCGGGCCATCGTCCAGCCCGGCGGGTCGGTGCGCGACGCGGAGACGGTCGCCGCGGCCGAGGCGGCCGGGGTGACCATGTACCTCACCGGCACCCGGCACTTCTTCCACTGA
- a CDS encoding phosphotransferase: protein MERDDPDGSRLLTSRDVGDLLSAAVEHSGGQLVDWRMEHVDANPQHSTTATYNATVQWPFGRREELLGVSARVGGPAPSDERAEIFAAGSRQLAVWIYPKDPDLPGLVRAAYPAGMAEVLNEHRVLPSPVRPEQVALEMIAYRPRRRAVLRATVTTPGGPVTFYVKVLRRQLFAEVERRHLMLLEVGVPAPPVAASTSDHLLVLRELSGRPLAKAIFDPHPPTSAERLIGVLDAMPAAVSQLQRRPPWTDSVQHYTVMVQRAMPGEQRRLDWITAEIQSGLAGTAPGDEPTHGDFHEGQVHVDGGRVVGVLDVDTIGPGRRVDDLACMVAHLSTVQRMNTEQAARVRALLAGWVPVFDTRVDPTELRLRAAAVIISLATGPYRSQEPHWERETSFIIDAAEALVRQVR from the coding sequence ATGGAGCGCGACGACCCGGACGGTTCGCGGCTGCTGACCTCACGCGACGTCGGTGACCTGCTGAGCGCCGCCGTGGAGCACTCCGGCGGCCAGCTGGTCGACTGGCGGATGGAGCACGTCGACGCCAACCCCCAGCACTCCACCACCGCCACCTACAACGCCACCGTGCAGTGGCCCTTCGGCCGGCGCGAGGAGCTGCTCGGGGTGAGCGCCCGGGTCGGTGGACCGGCTCCCAGCGACGAGCGGGCCGAGATCTTCGCCGCCGGGTCGCGCCAGCTGGCCGTCTGGATCTACCCCAAGGACCCCGACCTGCCCGGGCTGGTGCGGGCGGCCTACCCCGCGGGCATGGCCGAGGTGCTGAACGAGCACCGGGTGCTGCCCTCCCCGGTGCGTCCGGAGCAGGTGGCGCTGGAGATGATCGCCTACCGCCCGCGCCGCCGGGCGGTGCTGCGGGCCACCGTGACCACCCCGGGCGGACCGGTGACCTTCTACGTCAAGGTGCTCCGTCGGCAGCTCTTCGCCGAGGTGGAGCGCCGTCACCTGATGCTGCTCGAGGTCGGCGTGCCCGCCCCCCCGGTGGCCGCCTCCACCTCCGACCACCTGCTGGTGCTGCGCGAGCTGTCCGGACGCCCGCTGGCCAAGGCCATCTTCGACCCGCACCCGCCGACGTCGGCCGAGCGCCTGATCGGGGTGCTGGACGCGATGCCGGCGGCGGTCAGCCAGCTGCAGCGCCGCCCGCCGTGGACGGACTCGGTGCAGCACTACACCGTGATGGTGCAGCGGGCGATGCCCGGCGAGCAGCGGCGGCTGGACTGGATCACCGCCGAGATCCAGTCCGGTCTGGCCGGCACCGCCCCCGGTGACGAGCCCACCCACGGGGACTTCCACGAGGGCCAGGTGCACGTCGACGGCGGCCGGGTCGTCGGGGTCCTCGACGTCGACACCATCGGCCCCGGCCGGCGGGTGGACGACCTGGCCTGCATGGTGGCCCACCTCTCCACGGTGCAGCGGATGAACACCGAGCAGGCCGCCCGGGTGCGCGCCCTGCTGGCCGGCTGGGTGCCCGTCTTCGACACCCGGGTCGACCCCACCGAGCTCCGGCTGCGGGCCGCCGCGGTGATCATCTCCCTGGCCACCGGCCCCTACCGCAGCCAGGAACCCCACTGGGAGCGCGAGACCTCCTTCATCATCGACGCCGCCGAGGCCCTGGTCCGCCAGGTCCGCTGA
- a CDS encoding uridine kinase family protein, translated as MLSREQALAEVRARVAASPGRTVWVGVDGMGASGKTTWAEQLVAALPGAALVGVDDFARPGVATWDHGLFTRQVLRPLLEGRPARWRRWDWRSGSPGGWCSAEPGHPVVVEGVSATDTAVPVPWDVLVWVEAPAEVRHARALARDGETAWREQWSRDWIPSEEAYRARQRPDLRADLVVDGR; from the coding sequence GTGCTGTCGAGAGAGCAGGCGCTGGCCGAGGTGCGCGCCCGGGTGGCGGCGTCACCGGGGAGGACCGTCTGGGTCGGCGTCGACGGCATGGGCGCCTCGGGCAAGACGACCTGGGCCGAGCAGCTGGTCGCCGCGCTGCCCGGGGCCGCGCTCGTGGGGGTGGACGACTTCGCCCGCCCGGGTGTGGCCACCTGGGACCACGGGCTGTTCACCCGCCAGGTCCTGCGGCCCCTGCTGGAGGGGCGCCCGGCCCGTTGGCGGCGGTGGGACTGGCGCTCCGGAAGTCCGGGTGGCTGGTGCTCGGCCGAGCCGGGTCACCCGGTGGTGGTCGAGGGGGTCTCGGCCACCGACACCGCGGTCCCGGTGCCCTGGGACGTCCTGGTCTGGGTCGAGGCGCCGGCGGAGGTGCGCCACGCCAGGGCCCTGGCCCGCGACGGCGAGACGGCCTGGCGCGAGCAGTGGTCGCGGGACTGGATCCCCAGCGAGGAGGCCTACCGGGCCCGCCAGCGTCCGGACCTGCGCGCCGACCTGGTCGTGGACGGCCGCTGA
- a CDS encoding hemolysin family protein, which produces MNATVANIALILLFTVVGGVFAAAEMSLVSLRESQIKSLSHRGKRGQTVARLSGNPNRFLSAVQIGVTLSGFLSAAFGGATLQGELSPVLQGMGLSVAVADAVALVGITVVISYVSIVLGELTAKRLALQRAEGFALALAPLVDLIATLARPVIWLLGASTNIAVRLLGGDPRASREEVSDEEIRAMVHTSLTLGPEERRIMDEVFSAGERSLREVMVPRTEVQFLAGTTPISRAVREVRDAPHSRYPVTGQSTDDVVGFVHVRDLFDPDVATRGGAVQQLARPVVSIPDTVRILPALTEMRRRSAHLAVVRDEYGGTAGIVTMEDLVEELVGDITDEYDVVLPEARASADTEVDGLTTLEEFSEKFDLLLDEGPYDTVAGWFMARLGRLPRAEDELEVELGRAEAEDGSAEVTVVFRVIEVDGRRASRFSVLTRPPAEEPAEVAP; this is translated from the coding sequence GTGAACGCGACCGTGGCCAACATCGCGCTGATCCTGCTCTTCACCGTGGTCGGCGGGGTCTTCGCCGCCGCGGAGATGTCGCTGGTGTCGCTGCGTGAGAGCCAGATCAAGAGCCTGTCCCACCGGGGGAAGCGCGGCCAGACCGTGGCCCGGCTGTCCGGCAACCCCAACCGCTTCCTCTCCGCGGTGCAGATCGGGGTGACCCTGTCGGGCTTCCTGTCCGCGGCCTTCGGCGGCGCCACCCTGCAGGGGGAGCTGTCACCGGTGCTGCAGGGGATGGGGCTGTCGGTCGCGGTGGCCGACGCCGTCGCGCTGGTGGGCATCACCGTGGTCATCTCCTACGTCTCGATCGTGCTCGGCGAGCTGACGGCCAAGCGGCTGGCGCTGCAGCGGGCCGAGGGGTTCGCCCTGGCGCTGGCTCCGCTGGTGGACCTGATCGCCACCCTGGCCCGGCCGGTGATCTGGCTGCTGGGGGCCTCCACCAACATCGCCGTGCGGCTGCTCGGCGGGGACCCGCGGGCCAGCCGCGAGGAGGTCAGCGACGAGGAGATCCGGGCGATGGTGCACACCTCGCTGACCCTGGGCCCGGAGGAGCGCCGGATCATGGACGAGGTCTTCTCCGCCGGGGAGCGGAGCCTGCGCGAGGTGATGGTGCCGCGCACCGAGGTGCAGTTCCTGGCCGGCACCACCCCGATCAGCCGGGCCGTCCGCGAGGTCCGCGACGCCCCCCACTCGCGCTACCCGGTGACGGGTCAGTCCACCGACGACGTGGTCGGCTTCGTCCACGTCCGCGACCTCTTCGACCCCGACGTGGCCACCCGGGGTGGTGCGGTGCAGCAGCTGGCCCGGCCGGTGGTGTCGATCCCCGACACCGTCCGGATCCTGCCCGCGCTGACCGAGATGCGACGGCGTTCGGCGCACCTGGCGGTGGTGCGCGACGAGTACGGGGGGACGGCCGGGATCGTCACCATGGAGGACCTGGTCGAGGAGCTGGTCGGCGACATCACCGACGAGTACGACGTGGTGCTGCCGGAGGCCCGGGCCAGCGCCGACACCGAGGTGGACGGCCTCACCACGCTGGAGGAGTTCAGCGAGAAGTTCGACCTGCTGCTGGACGAGGGCCCCTACGACACCGTGGCCGGCTGGTTCATGGCCCGGCTCGGTCGGCTGCCCCGGGCCGAGGACGAGCTGGAGGTCGAGCTCGGGCGGGCCGAGGCCGAGGACGGGTCCGCGGAGGTGACGGTGGTGTTCCGGGTGATCGAGGTGGACGGCCGGCGGGCGTCGCGCTTCTCCGTGCTGACCCGTCCACCCGCCGAGGAGCCCGCGGAGGTGGCGCCGTGA